Proteins encoded by one window of Balearica regulorum gibbericeps isolate bBalReg1 chromosome 21, bBalReg1.pri, whole genome shotgun sequence:
- the LOC142604697 gene encoding transcription factor HES-5-like yields the protein MAPSHALMIHVEEKLLPKEKNKLRKPVVEKMRRDRINSSIEQLKLLLEKEFQRHQPNSKLEKADILEVAVSYLKQQSQLQDQMFMHKNLEQDFNSGYLRCLKEAMHFLSYYEPKKETQVQLIKHFCKAQMGADAMCSPALRGPSLSPCLFARKQPAQKTVAAAPTIWRPW from the exons ATGGCTCCCAGTCACGCTCTCATGATCCACGTGGAGGAGAAACTgctgccaaaagaaaagaataaa CTGAGGAAGCCGGTGGTGGAGAAAATGCGCCGTGACCGGATTAACAGCAGCATCGAGCAGCTGAAACTGCTCCTGGAGAAGGAGTTTCAGAGACACCAGCCCAACTCCAAGCTGGAGAAAGCCGACATCCTGGAAGTGGCGGTCAGCTACCtgaagcagcagagccagctgcagGACCAAA tgTTCATGCACAAGAATCTAGAGCAGGACTTTAACAGCGGATACCTGCGGTGCCTCAAGGAAGCCATGCATTTTCTGTCCTACTATGAACCCAAGAAGGAAACTCAGGTGCAGCTAATCaagcatttctgcaaagctcAGATGGGTGCAGATGCCATGTGCTCTCCTGCTCTGCGTGGTCCGTCTCTGTCACCCTGTCTGTTTGCCAGAAAGCAACCTGCCCAGAAGACTGTGGCTGCTGCTCCTACCATCTGGAGACCCTGGTAG
- the HES5 gene encoding transcription factor HES-5 — protein sequence MAPSALSLEILTPKEKNRLRKPIVEKLRRDRINSSIEQLKLLLEKEFQRHQPNSKLEKADILEMTVSYLKYSRAFAASAKSLQQDYCEGYAWCLKEALQFLSLHAANAETRMKLICHFQRSQAVPKDSGSSSAPASTHQPPAKQAALKPSCSLWRPW from the exons ATGGCACCCAGTGCTCTCTCCCTGGAAATCCTAACGCCCAAAGAGAAGAACAGA CTCAGGAAACCCATCGTAGAGAAACTGCGTCGCGATCGGATTAACAGCAGCATCGAGCAGCTGAAACTGCTCCTGGAGAAGGAGTTTCAGAGACACCAGCCCAACTCCAAGCTGGAGAAAGCCGACATCCTGGAGATGACCGTCAGCTACCTGAAATACAGCCGAG CTTTTGCAGCATCTGCCAAAAGCCTACAGCAGGATTATTGCGAAGGGTATGCCTGGTGCCTCAAAGAAGCTCTGCAATTCCTGTCCCTCCATGCAGCAAACGCAGAAACCCGGATGAAGCTGATCTGCCATTTCCAGAGGTCACAAGCGGTGCCTAAGGACTCTGGTTCTTCGTCTGCACCCGCGTCCACCCACCAGCCCCCTGCAAAACAAGCAGCACTGAAACcctcctgcagcctctggaggcCTTGGTAG